gtaCTGTTAAAGCacacctgttatggttttgaaacgtgtctaattttgttttaaaggtctcatacaatagatttacgcgcatccaaggtaaaaaacaaacaaacaaacaaaaaacaacactttaacgtgctcataatttaaactgcagcattaccttttttgcctccagtgtcacaaacgactcgttaaatgatccgttctaaaggattcgttctaaactcctcctttcagacagCATACtctactctgattggtcagatgtcccagtctatTGTGATTCTCCCACAGCGTGCTACCACTTTTAGCAGATGTCGAataggaaacgcccactaccatatccAGTTTCAGCTCCAGCTGttcgcgagcagccgatgaagaccagagacggggttttttgttacaaaccaaaaccaggttagtacaggaagtaaagtctggaatcactaacggctcgtttcagctgttcggAATCACTTCCtgcttttgggagtcaataactctgtcatgcgctttgattttttgaaactttgcagatgttttttcattcacaaacagctatacaacacactacatgaagggttatatctgaaaaaccataataggtgctctttaacAAACTTTAGATGACTTCTAGTCTTTTTAACCTGAAAATCGTGAATTCCCAAAACTCAATGTTGTTTATTAGGGCTTTGCTCCAActatacattttgtatttttgtttgatgCCCATATAACGTCAACATTTTAATCAAACTCGTTCACTTTAAATGCATTCAGGCTTAGTCTTTGAAAGCACACCAACGTACCATTTGGAAAGTTATTATgggctaactttttttttaatccagaaaGCAGGCTAGTTAAGACATTGGCAAGAGGAACACAGCATGACTGACCTGAATCTTAAAAAAACACTGGGGTCTAAAGGTTCTTTCATGTCAGGCATTTGATATAATGCTACCTCAGAGCAGTTTACAATGAATGTGTTTGATTtctgttaaaaagaaataaattaggATATAGTGTACGTTGTTATTGTGAACAAGCTGCCAGTACCCAGCCCTACTGTTTATAAATCTGTCCAAGTACCTCCTCGATGTCCTCCACTTCTTCTGTTTCCTCAAgtatgtcatcatcatcatcttcaccatcgtcatcctcctccatctcatcctcctccatctcctcttcttcctccgctggtgtgtgtttttcttccgGGATTTCACTGACATTCAGAATTCCAGCAGTCATGCCCTTTGAGTTGAACACTAGAGTGGCAGAAAGTTTTGGATTTCGCACACCTAAGGTGGGGGGACAGGAAAAACAACCTGAATTAACCTCTACAACAAGCagattgacaaaaaaaaaaaaactgtcatgaaGCAATAATCTTTCTAAATGAAACACGATCTGAAAAGGCAGACAGAAAACAGGAGATGGAACGTACGTTTAATAATCTGCTCGTTGGCCATTTTCAATCGGTCCAATTCGACACCCGTCTGCATTTCTGTAACCATGGCTTCAGTGAGGTGTGGAGGGAGGCCCTCTCTCTCTGGCACTTTGCTATAGAAGCTCAGTTTAGCTCTGCCACAAACACGTACTTCAAATTAAGCAATTATCggtataattattataataataatgttacttAAAACACTGGACCAACGTCAACAGATTTGTCGATTCTCTGTCGTTCTTTATAACGAGTGAATACACTTGACTGATTTTACGTCTGAGAATTTCCCTCACAATATTGAATTAAAACTGAGCCCTAAACTTTAAACATGTAATACTAGTAAAAGGCAAAATCAGtagttaaatatgtaataataaagcAATGTGTGCACTTCATAGGGTACAtcattgttataaataaataaataaataaataaataaccagctCACCCGGTCCAGTCGTTGAGAAACACCGTTGCAGCCTGCTCCGTGTTGGGCAGCGCACCTTTCTGCAGCAAGCCACGCTTCTGGGCGAAGAAGGTCAAAAACTCCAGAGAATTTCTGTAGTCGGGGACGTTGTAATACAACATGATCTGAAGATGAAACATTCAGACTATTTTTGGAATCTGGATGCACTGATATTATCCTTCTACTAAATGTCACAACATTGTCCAAATAGTTAAAGTAGAAAAGACCAGGAGACGATTCAGTTTCTCTCAGATACTTGGATGTCTGGGAACTGGATTTCTGCAAAGGATTCCTGTTTACTACGGCTGAGACATGCTGCCTGACATCCACACTTAATGTGGTAAGTCAAAACTGAGATAACACTATACAAGTGCAGTGACGGACAGAAGCAGCTTTCTACACAGCTCATAAATAACCAAAACTTATTCCTGGGTAGATCAAACAAAAGGAAGACAAGAACAGGGCACGTCACTCCTTCATTTCTACACGACTCACTTGCTGCTGGTTGCACTGTTTCAATACAGTCTTGACAGCGTCGAGAGGACTCTGCTCTTTACTGTCCAACTGCAGACTCCTCAGCACCAGCTTCTCCCCGGAGTTCGAAGGAGCTGCCACTATGGCTGGGCTGTCGATCATCTTCACATTTTTAGAGAGGTGCACTTCCTGCATACATCTGGATAAGAAAACGACAAACACAATGCTCAATCCcagcttttatttaatctgggcagttaaaaaaaaaaaaaaaagtacgctTTGAAGCTCAGTGTTGGATTGAATTCAGACTCCATTGGTGATGGTCAGATCAATTCGGTTCATCATGCTTCGTAAAGATTCCCCACAGCAAAAAGTTCCCAGTCCAGCCACAGACGCTAATTTCCGTATAAAACCATGCTGGGAAATTAAGGGGTATAGACAACCAACTCCCTGAATCATGTATTTGAATcgaaaattaaacaataatgaattaaaattaTCATTGAAGATGATTAGGAATATTTCAGCAGTAAAGCTgcgatatctctctctctctacagatATAAATAAAGCCTTAATTGGTTATTTTTTATGCTTCTTTATAACGATAAAGTACTGTTCAGTGATatggtttttatttgtaaattgaaACGTCCTAGACTGAATTGGGAACCTCTGATGTCTAGCCCAGATTACAGTAAATAAACTCACTTGGTCAGTCCTGGCTGTACTCCAGCATTACACGCTCGGATGCCTTTTAAAGTGTTAATGATGCTGCTCTTTCCAACATTCGGGAAACCTGAACAAATGCAGATAAATCGCTATTTAAAAACAAGTGCTTATTCCACAGAAACGAATcctaaaataaatgtcaaaaatcTAAATAACGCAATCAGGAAACTCATCGCTTTATGAATCTAGAATCGTAAACACGAGTTCAAATCGACGCCTTACCGACGACGCCGACTTTCAGCATAGTCTCACTGCTTTGATTGTCGGCCAACTGGTTGAGTGTTTGCATGAGAGAATCGCAGCCGAAGGACGCTCCTGCTTGGGTCTGCTCGATGATACAGTTGGCGGCCCTCTGTTTCTTCTCAAGCTAGAACGATCCAACAGATAACGGGATTACGCTCATCAGAAGAATGCTCCGAAAAAAGACACCAAGTTTTGCTGGTTTATACATACCACAGTCCTGTCCTGGAGGTGTGCGGACGATTTGAAGGCAAACGTAGGACACTGCGTTTGAAGAAATTGCACCCAGTTCTGCAGATTGTCTTTGGGCACAAGATCTAAATGgcagaaagaatgaaaatagCTCAGCTTGCTTTCTTTCCTGGTTAGTCTCAACAGCAGGAATTGTGACGGTGCACCGGTCACACACCGATTTTGTTTAGTACAAACAGCAGCCGTTTCTTCCCCTCGTGTTTTAACACGGCTTCCTCCAGCTGAGGACAGCGGCAGCCCATAGGGTCCCTGGAATCCAGGACTTCCAAGATCACATCAGAGGCCTCAATAACCTACGGAGGACATGACATAACGTAACGAGCACAAACAGCACGTGGACGATTGTCCTGAAATGGGATTTGTTCCCTTACATAACGACGACGTTATAACACCTTCTGAAAGATCAAAAGCGAGCGAGTTTCACCTTATTCAATTCGCTGCATCTGAACTTCTTTGAGCTTTTCGATTTTGCGACAGCCGCCCTCGCTACCCTCTGCGCCTTCACTTTCTCCtcctggaaaataaaaaaagtgacaaCGACAGCATAAAAACTCCAGCATAATCACATGAGTAACATCTTATATTTGCATTTCTCCACTTGgccaatgttttattttaattttttatctaAAGCGACTGACAAGTCAGGCACGTTTCACACACGGAGAAACCCTACGTTCACGTCATCGCCGGATTACGATTACGACAAAGCTGCATGCGCGGAACATCTGATTGGTGCAAAACAAATGGCAACGTAATGACGTAGTTTTGACAATACTGACGTCATAAATACTCCATAGTTTCTAATACTCGTAGGAATTGATTGTAAGAAGTAAAAGACCTCTCTGAAACATGCAAATTGGGCTGGCAAGGATAAAGGATTATCTGGATGGTATCCGCCACCCTGTACCACCCTGTGTAGCCACGCCCCTTCACATAACCATTAAAAGGACTTATTTCCATTTCAGTGATCGTAACTATTACCATGAACATCACCAAATCAcctttttcactttctttttcttcgcCCGCGTGTCCTCACCGCTTtcttctttactcttctttctcttcccaGCTCGCTCCTTCTGCTTCGTCAGTCTGTTCTTCTCTTTCAGCTCTTCAAGCTACACCATGCAGAGAAACCGATGAGTCAGTCAGGGAAATAGAACGATACATAATGcacaccaacaaaaaaaaaacacaacaaccacGGAGTCCCACATGTCATTCAGGTTCCACCTCTTGCTTTCTCTGCTCCGCTTCTCTGAGGACTTCCTCCTTAAATGGTGCGCTGTTCGGGACGCCGATGTCCTTCTTGATCTTCCGTCTGAttccgctcttctttgcctctTTCCTGACTTTTCTGTGATGTTCTCGAATCTAGTTGAAGGTGGCGAGAAAAAGATCAGAGCTGTCAAAACTGAACTCAAATGGATGTCTGATGGTCATACAGACCGCAATGTAAGAGTAGAAAGCGTTACTTcataccctaaccctaacaagTGCACTTAGGGAGGGGGGGAAAAGGGGGCATTTGTGGTGTGATATAAAGCAAAACATGCTGAACCGGTAATTATTAGTGAAACTAACTACATAACCACATTATATATGCAGAGATCTTACCTTTTTCTGGATTTTAAAACGTTTAGCGCAGGACATGCGCTTACTCGCCTTTTttaactctaaaaaaaaaaaaaaagaaagattatgTACTTCATCATTAGCTTCTTAGCTTAGTTAGCTCATACTGTATCATTCACTCTCAAACTAAAACATGGCAAGAATTAATTCAATATATAACGCTTAACCAgataaacaaagacattttaaaatacaataaattctTTAATGATTCTTAAAGACTCAATTCTGTGAttaaataacatatatataacCCCGCTTACTTGGTCGCTTCATGCTTGTCGCTGCCACGCGCTTTCCTCGCACGCGGATTCGATTCTCCGTGCGAAGCTTGTCTCTCTGTCAGTTTCCGGTTCCGCTTGCGCTTGTGCTCGCGCTATAGAATACTGCAAATGGCGTGTGTTTTTCGCACCTGTATTGCGCCGAACCCCGCCTCTATACTATCAGG
This window of the Ictalurus furcatus strain D&B chromosome 21, Billie_1.0, whole genome shotgun sequence genome carries:
- the gnl3 gene encoding guanine nucleotide-binding protein-like 3, whose product is MKRPKLKKASKRMSCAKRFKIQKKIREHHRKVRKEAKKSGIRRKIKKDIGVPNSAPFKEEVLREAEQRKQELEELKEKNRLTKQKERAGKRKKSKEESGEDTRAKKKKVKKEEKVKAQRVARAAVAKSKSSKKFRCSELNKVIEASDVILEVLDSRDPMGCRCPQLEEAVLKHEGKKRLLFVLNKIDLVPKDNLQNWVQFLQTQCPTFAFKSSAHLQDRTVLEKKQRAANCIIEQTQAGASFGCDSLMQTLNQLADNQSSETMLKVGVVGFPNVGKSSIINTLKGIRACNAGVQPGLTKCMQEVHLSKNVKMIDSPAIVAAPSNSGEKLVLRSLQLDSKEQSPLDAVKTVLKQCNQQQIMLYYNVPDYRNSLEFLTFFAQKRGLLQKGALPNTEQAATVFLNDWTGAKLSFYSKVPEREGLPPHLTEAMVTEMQTGVELDRLKMANEQIIKRVRNPKLSATLVFNSKGMTAGILNVSEIPEEKHTPAEEEEEMEEDEMEEDDDGEDDDDDILEETEEVEDIEEIETPDPKETQTQKTCNQKKGNTNRASFNIDLLAAQKNDDYAYDFSTDFV